A stretch of Sphingomicrobium flavum DNA encodes these proteins:
- the rho gene encoding transcription termination factor Rho: MHLQELKQKSPAELVKMAEDLGVEGASTMRKQDIMFSILKEHADEGEQIMGMGTIEVLNDGFGFLRSPEANFLAGPDDIYVAPHLVKKLGLRTGDTVEGEIRSPKDGERYFALMNATQVNFDEPEAVRHRVNFDNLTPLYPDEKLTLDSSDPTVKDKSARVIDIIAPLGKGQRALIVAPPRTGKTVLLQNIAKAITDNHPEVFLLVLLIDERPEEVTDMQRSVKGEVVSSTFDEPASRHVQVAEMVIEKAKRLVEHKKDVVILLDSITRLGRAYNTVVPSSGKVLTGGVDANALQRPKRFFGAARNIEEGGSLSIIATALIDTGSKMDEVIFEEFKGTGNSEIVLDRKVADKRIFPSLDVGKSGTRKEELLVDQATLSKMWVLRRILMQMGTIDAMQFLLDKMKDAKSNEDFFASMNQ, translated from the coding sequence ATGCACCTTCAGGAACTCAAACAGAAAAGCCCCGCCGAGCTGGTCAAGATGGCCGAAGATCTTGGCGTCGAGGGCGCGTCCACCATGCGCAAGCAGGACATCATGTTCTCGATCCTGAAAGAGCATGCCGATGAGGGCGAGCAGATCATGGGCATGGGCACGATCGAAGTGCTCAATGACGGGTTCGGTTTCCTGCGGTCGCCCGAAGCCAATTTCCTGGCCGGTCCCGACGATATCTATGTCGCCCCGCATCTGGTGAAGAAGCTCGGTCTGCGCACCGGCGATACGGTCGAAGGCGAGATCCGCAGCCCCAAGGATGGCGAGCGCTATTTTGCGTTAATGAACGCGACGCAGGTCAATTTTGACGAGCCCGAGGCGGTCCGTCACCGCGTCAACTTCGACAATCTGACGCCGCTCTATCCCGATGAGAAGCTGACCCTCGACAGTTCCGATCCCACGGTGAAGGACAAGTCGGCGCGCGTCATCGATATCATCGCGCCCCTGGGCAAGGGCCAGCGCGCGCTGATCGTCGCCCCGCCGCGCACCGGTAAGACGGTGCTCCTGCAGAACATCGCCAAGGCGATCACCGACAATCATCCCGAAGTCTTCCTGCTTGTCCTGCTGATCGACGAGCGTCCCGAAGAAGTCACCGACATGCAGCGCAGCGTGAAGGGCGAAGTCGTCTCCTCGACCTTCGATGAACCCGCCTCGCGCCACGTGCAGGTCGCCGAAATGGTGATCGAAAAGGCCAAGCGCCTGGTCGAGCATAAGAAGGACGTCGTCATCCTCCTCGATTCCATCACCCGCCTCGGCCGCGCCTACAACACCGTGGTGCCCTCCTCGGGCAAGGTGCTGACCGGCGGTGTCGATGCCAATGCACTGCAGCGCCCGAAGCGTTTCTTCGGCGCCGCGCGCAACATTGAGGAAGGTGGCTCGCTCTCCATCATCGCGACCGCGCTGATCGACACCGGCTCCAAGATGGACGAAGTCATCTTCGAAGAATTCAAGGGCACCGGTAACAGCGAAATCGTCCTCGACCGCAAGGTCGCCGACAAGCGCATCTTCCCCTCGCTCGACGTCGGCAAGTCCGGCACCCGCAAGGAAGAGCTGCTGGTCGACCAGGCCACGCTGTCCAAGATGTGGGTGCTGCGCCGCATCCTGATGCAGATGGGCACCATCGACGCGATGCAGTTCCTGCTCGACAAGATGAAGGACGCCAAGTCGAACGAGGATTTCTTTGCGAGCATGAATCAGTAG
- a CDS encoding CopD family protein, whose amino-acid sequence MDQMIGFLGAGYLWAKAAHVTFIIFWIAGLFIVPRYYIHHHATTPGSAEDRAWIEREDRARTIILTPAMLVSWALGIALALHVGAFAQGWFHVKLLLVLLLTSYQGWVSAYGKKLANGDRPLESRTLRFMNEVPGIFTVLIVIMVIVRPF is encoded by the coding sequence ATGGACCAGATGATCGGTTTTCTGGGTGCTGGCTATCTGTGGGCCAAGGCGGCCCATGTCACCTTCATCATTTTCTGGATCGCCGGCCTGTTCATCGTGCCGCGCTATTATATCCACCACCACGCCACCACGCCCGGCAGCGCTGAAGATCGTGCCTGGATCGAGCGCGAGGATCGTGCCCGCACCATCATCCTGACACCGGCCATGCTGGTCAGTTGGGCGCTCGGCATTGCGCTGGCCCTGCATGTCGGCGCCTTTGCACAGGGCTGGTTTCATGTGAAATTGCTGCTGGTCCTATTGCTGACCAGCTATCAGGGCTGGGTCAGTGCCTATGGCAAGAAGCTCGCCAATGGCGATCGGCCGCTCGAAAGCAGAACGCTGCGCTTCATGAACGAGGTGCCGGGCATCTTCACCGTGCTGATCGTGATCATGGTGATCGTGCGACCTTTCTAG
- the hemE gene encoding uroporphyrinogen decarboxylase, with protein sequence MAEKPLLAVLRGERRDPPPSWMMRQAGRYLPEYRELRASKGGFLDMAYDPDAAAEVTLQPLRRFPFDGAILFSDILIVPHSIGQDLTFVAGEGPRLAPPLAESRLEDLAPVMERLEPIYGTVRKVKAALAPETTFLGFAGSPWTVATYMVAGQGSRDQAAARTMAYTRPDDFDAIIRRIEEVTITYLSGQIEAGVDAIQLFDSWAGSLSPQQFDRWVIEPNARIVKAMKALHPDTPIIGFPKGAGAKLVRYAQMTGVDAVGLDETLDPEWAHAALPEGMPVQGNLDPMALLAGGAQLDAAVDRIKTALKDRPHIFNLGHGIDKTTPIAHVEQMINRVKGA encoded by the coding sequence GTGGCCGAAAAGCCTTTGCTCGCCGTCCTGCGGGGCGAACGTCGTGACCCGCCGCCCAGTTGGATGATGCGCCAGGCCGGCCGCTATCTGCCCGAATATCGCGAACTGCGCGCCAGCAAGGGCGGCTTTCTCGACATGGCCTATGATCCCGATGCCGCTGCCGAAGTCACGCTGCAGCCGCTGCGCCGTTTTCCTTTCGATGGCGCCATCCTCTTTTCCGACATTTTGATCGTGCCGCATTCCATCGGTCAGGACCTGACCTTCGTTGCCGGTGAAGGCCCGCGGCTCGCGCCCCCGCTTGCTGAATCGCGGCTGGAAGACCTTGCGCCGGTCATGGAGCGCCTCGAGCCCATTTATGGCACCGTGCGCAAGGTGAAGGCCGCTTTGGCGCCTGAAACTACCTTTCTGGGCTTTGCCGGAAGTCCCTGGACCGTGGCGACCTATATGGTGGCCGGGCAAGGCAGCCGCGACCAGGCCGCCGCGCGCACCATGGCCTATACGAGGCCCGACGATTTTGACGCCATCATCCGCCGGATCGAGGAAGTGACCATCACCTATCTGTCGGGCCAGATCGAGGCCGGGGTCGACGCCATCCAACTGTTCGACAGCTGGGCCGGCAGCCTGTCGCCCCAGCAGTTCGATCGCTGGGTGATCGAGCCCAATGCGCGTATCGTCAAGGCGATGAAGGCGCTCCACCCCGACACGCCGATCATCGGTTTTCCCAAGGGCGCGGGCGCCAAGCTGGTGCGTTATGCGCAGATGACCGGAGTCGATGCCGTCGGGCTGGATGAAACGCTCGATCCCGAATGGGCGCATGCCGCCTTGCCCGAAGGTATGCCGGTCCAAGGGAATCTCGATCCGATGGCGCTGCTGGCCGGCGGCGCGCAGCTCGACGCCGCGGTCGATCGCATCAAGACGGCATTGAAGGACCGCCCCCACATCTTCAATCTGGGCCATGGCATCGACAAGACGACGCCGATCGCCCATGTCGAACAGATGATCAACCGGGTGAAGGGAGCCTAG